From the Budorcas taxicolor isolate Tak-1 chromosome 1, Takin1.1, whole genome shotgun sequence genome, one window contains:
- the TIGIT gene encoding T-cell immunoreceptor with Ig and ITIM domains, translated as MQWRLLLIWAQVLKQALLPASGAVTGRIVTMGNISAEEGGSVTLQCHLSSTTAKVTQVNWNLQDQVVAVHHASLGWHIEPAFRERVVPGSNLGLTLRSLTSNDTGRYTCIYHTYPDGIYKGALFLQVLRHSVAEYSAGFQIPLLGAAAAVLAVICIAVIAGATLARKKSLRIRSAEGDLGRGPSEPEACRPRVVSSPGSCVQADAGLCSDQGREDQAEAEPHEYFNVLSYRSLASFSFPTETG; from the exons ATGCAGTGGCGTCTCCTCCTGATCTGGGCCCAGGTGCTGAAGCAGGCGCTCCTCCCCGCATCAG GAGCTGTGACAGGCAGAATAGTAACAATGGGGAACATTTCTGCAGAGGAAGGTGGTTCTGTCACCTTACAATGTCACCTCTCCTCCACCACTGCCAAAGTGACCCAAGTCAACTGGAATCTGCAAGACCAAGTTGTGGCCGTCCATCATGCCAGCTTGGGGTGGCACATCGAGCCTGCCTTCAGGGAGCGAGTGGTGCCAGGCTCCAATCTGGGCCTCACCCTCCGGTCGCTGACCAGTAACGACACAGGACGGTACACCTGCATCTATCACACCTACCCCGACGGCATTTACAAAGGGGCGCTCTTTCTGCAAGTCCTGCGACACTCAG TGGCTGAGTACAGCGCTGGGTTCCAGATCCCATTGCTTGGAGCCGCGGCCGCAGTGCTGGCGGTCATCTGCATAGCAGTCATCGCAGGGGCCACGCTGGCCAGAAAG AAATCTCTCAGAATCCGTTCTGCGGAAGGTGACCTTGGGAGGGGGCCGTCTGAACCGGAGGCGTGCAGACCCAGGGTCGTGTCCTCCCCCGGCAGCTGTGTGCAGGCGGATGCCGGGCTGTGCAGTGACCAGGGCAGAGAGGACCAAGCTGAGGCCGAGCCGCACGAGTACTTCAACGTCCTGAGCTACAGAAGCCTGGCCAGCTTCAGCTTCCCCACTGAGACCGGTTAG